From the genome of Hymenobacter sp. PAMC 26628, one region includes:
- a CDS encoding ExbD/TolR family protein: MAAIEPKASAPAPNGRRRSKKVSTRIDMTPMVDLAFLLLTFFMLTTTFAKPYVMQLTMPVTDEKNPTDVPASKSLTVILGKNHRVHYYFGLNQPADKTVAAARLETTDFGPRGIRQVLLARQQRGPVVVLIKPGADSRYKDMVDILDEMSITNQKQYALTKLSPADLTLLTSNAL; this comes from the coding sequence ATGGCCGCCATCGAACCGAAAGCTTCCGCCCCCGCTCCCAACGGCCGCCGACGAAGTAAGAAGGTGTCGACCCGCATCGACATGACGCCGATGGTGGACCTCGCGTTTCTGCTGCTCACGTTTTTCATGCTCACCACCACGTTTGCCAAGCCCTACGTGATGCAGCTGACCATGCCCGTAACCGACGAGAAGAACCCCACGGATGTGCCCGCTTCGAAGAGCCTGACCGTCATTCTGGGCAAAAACCACCGCGTGCACTACTACTTCGGCCTGAACCAACCGGCCGATAAAACGGTGGCCGCGGCCCGGTTGGAAACCACGGATTTTGGGCCCCGGGGCATCCGGCAGGTGCTACTGGCCCGCCAGCAGCGGGGCCCCGTGGTGGTGCTCATCAAGCCCGGCGCCGACTCGCGATACAAAGACATGGTGGACATTCTCGACGAGATGAGCATCACCAACCAGAAGCAATACGCCCTCACCAAGCTTTCCCCCGCCGACCTCACCCTTTTAACTAGCAACGCGTTATGA
- a CDS encoding DUF2157 domain-containing protein, translating into MSHKFLRTESPAWVAEGLITEDQRQRLLARYPPDAVPAVGLLPLLGSLLVALSALSVVAANWSALPPVARLSLLISSLVGAYAGGHYFVQRGNRMLGRGLVGLGLVLFGVSIILVSQTYQLVGYDASGLLAWVVAGVALAYAHRSRMLAALTVLIGAVVQTYCTQALGSYSYATAALLAGGLGYLWWRRPDGLLSTVLSAGLLWQVALWVGVSHAKITWFFVPAMLVYAAGDWQPNRHAGRNAQAPPLVAAYLFALGLALFGETDAYAGLLRPPVLAYLGALGAVLALSVAGKKQRGRLDTLPDWLLLLPGFYLPGGLPLAIATLVVLYAHAGSVLVRAHRAGDADQLTLGTVLFVGATMVAYFKLTWAFLDKSLFFLLGGVLLLGLSWYLRRRNARVLAATGAPSAAAAAKPAE; encoded by the coding sequence ATGAGCCATAAATTTCTTCGCACCGAAAGCCCTGCCTGGGTGGCCGAGGGCCTCATCACGGAGGACCAGCGGCAACGCTTGCTGGCCCGCTACCCGCCCGATGCCGTGCCCGCCGTGGGCCTGCTGCCGCTGCTGGGCAGCCTGCTGGTGGCCCTGAGCGCCCTGAGCGTGGTGGCGGCCAACTGGTCAGCCTTGCCGCCGGTGGCGCGCTTGTCCTTGCTTATCAGCAGCTTGGTGGGGGCCTACGCGGGCGGGCACTACTTCGTGCAGCGCGGCAACCGCATGCTGGGCCGGGGCCTGGTAGGCCTAGGGCTGGTGCTGTTCGGTGTCAGCATCATCCTCGTTAGCCAAACCTACCAGTTGGTGGGCTACGACGCCAGCGGGCTGCTGGCCTGGGTGGTGGCCGGCGTGGCCCTGGCCTACGCCCACCGCAGCCGCATGCTGGCGGCCCTCACCGTGCTGATTGGGGCGGTGGTGCAAACCTATTGCACCCAGGCGCTGGGCAGCTACAGCTACGCCACCGCCGCGCTGCTGGCCGGGGGCCTGGGCTACCTGTGGTGGCGCCGCCCCGACGGCCTGCTGAGCACCGTGCTGTCGGCGGGCTTGCTGTGGCAGGTGGCGCTGTGGGTGGGCGTGTCGCACGCCAAAATCACCTGGTTTTTCGTGCCGGCCATGCTCGTGTACGCCGCCGGCGACTGGCAGCCCAACCGCCACGCCGGCCGCAACGCGCAGGCGCCCCCGCTGGTGGCCGCCTACCTGTTTGCCCTGGGCCTGGCCCTGTTTGGTGAAACCGATGCCTACGCCGGCCTGCTGCGCCCGCCGGTGCTGGCTTACCTGGGGGCCCTGGGAGCGGTGCTGGCGTTGTCGGTCGCGGGCAAAAAGCAGCGTGGCCGCCTCGACACGCTGCCCGACTGGCTGCTGCTGCTGCCCGGCTTCTACCTGCCGGGCGGACTGCCGCTGGCCATTGCCACACTGGTGGTGCTGTACGCCCACGCCGGCTCGGTGCTGGTGCGCGCCCACCGCGCCGGCGACGCCGACCAGCTCACGCTGGGCACGGTGCTGTTCGTGGGGGCCACCATGGTGGCGTACTTCAAGCTGACGTGGGCGTTCCTCGACAAGTCGCTGTTTTTCCTGCTCGGCGGGGTGCTGCTGCTGGGCCTGAGCTGGTACCTGCGCCGCCGCAACGCCCGGGTGCTGGCCGCCACTGGGGCCCCCAGCGCGGCCGCCGCTGCCAAACCTGCCGAGTAG
- a CDS encoding IS630 family transposase gives MWVIPPAQNAAFVCAMERVLDVYQRPYDPAQPVVCLDESPKQLLRESRVPLPLPDGSTRYDCEYHRQGVAQVYMLHEPLAGRRRVQVEDRHDRLTFARAVARLLEEDYAQATRVTLVLDNLSAHQPAAFYEIFDPVRAHALLQRVEFVFTPKHGSWLNMAEIEFAALLTHGLPQRVPDRPTLEAHCYAWQLARNQLGAPTNWQFTTEKARIKLKRLYPTTG, from the coding sequence ATGTGGGTGATTCCACCCGCTCAGAACGCGGCCTTCGTCTGCGCCATGGAACGGGTGCTTGACGTCTACCAACGCCCGTACGACCCAGCCCAGCCAGTCGTGTGCCTGGATGAGTCGCCCAAGCAATTACTACGCGAAAGCCGCGTGCCACTCCCGCTGCCCGATGGCAGCACCCGCTACGACTGCGAGTACCACCGCCAGGGCGTGGCCCAGGTGTATATGCTGCACGAGCCGCTGGCCGGTCGCCGCCGGGTGCAGGTCGAAGACCGCCATGACCGACTCACGTTTGCCCGGGCGGTAGCCCGCCTGCTGGAGGAGGACTACGCCCAAGCGACGCGCGTGACGCTGGTGCTCGACAATTTGTCGGCGCACCAGCCCGCCGCTTTTTACGAGATTTTTGACCCGGTACGGGCGCACGCCCTGTTGCAGCGCGTGGAATTTGTGTTCACCCCCAAGCATGGCTCGTGGCTCAACATGGCTGAAATCGAGTTTGCCGCCCTGCTCACCCACGGCCTGCCGCAGCGCGTGCCCGACCGGCCGACGCTGGAAGCGCACTGCTACGCTTGGCAACTAGCGCGCAACCAACTGGGGGCACCCACCAACTGGCAGTTTACAACCGAGAAGGCCCGCATCAAACTCAAACGGTTGTACCCGACAACCGGCTAG
- a CDS encoding transposase, producing MRSAHVEALAQRPDVARFHFLDETGRRLGYARRYGRARGGRRVGGAVPLRRPARSLTLIGALSVRGLHGAHVLEGPLNQHRFPLYIARILAPQLRRGDVLVLDNLRVHHLPGLGEWLARRGVEVLFLPPYSPDFTPIEQAGSKLKTKLRHAQARTRGALQEALHPAIAWITDPDAKAWFNHCAYHVNRS from the coding sequence TTGCGCAGCGCGCACGTCGAGGCCCTCGCGCAACGCCCCGACGTGGCCCGCTTTCATTTTCTCGACGAGACCGGCCGGCGCCTGGGCTACGCGCGGCGCTATGGCCGGGCCCGGGGCGGACGGCGCGTGGGGGGGGCCGTGCCGTTGCGCCGCCCGGCCCGCTCCCTCACGTTGATTGGCGCCTTGTCCGTGCGCGGGCTGCACGGGGCACACGTGCTGGAAGGGCCCTTGAATCAGCACCGCTTTCCCCTTTATATCGCCCGCATCCTGGCCCCGCAGCTACGGCGCGGGGACGTGCTGGTGCTCGACAACCTGCGGGTGCACCACCTCCCCGGATTAGGCGAGTGGCTGGCCCGGCGCGGCGTAGAAGTACTGTTTCTGCCCCCCTACTCGCCCGACTTCACCCCCATCGAGCAGGCCGGGAGCAAGCTCAAAACCAAGCTGCGCCACGCCCAGGCGCGTACCCGCGGAGCGCTGCAAGAAGCCCTACACCCCGCCATCGCCTGGATTACTGACCCCGATGCGAAAGCGTGGTTTAATCATTGCGCCTATCACGTAAACCGCTCATGA
- a CDS encoding helix-turn-helix domain-containing protein, whose protein sequence is MSPTAAPTAVPTVAPTASRTAPVTTIRVTNAEEHEAAINQLIVWNQAPDAADNPALEALADAVAAYEEAAGHRPQPPHTLRGILEVEMFKRRIRQRQLAEILHVTEPRLSELMKGKREMNLDFARRLHTILHIPAEVVLHLSA, encoded by the coding sequence ATGTCCCCAACCGCCGCCCCCACTGCCGTGCCAACCGTCGCCCCCACCGCCAGCCGCACCGCCCCCGTCACGACGATTCGTGTCACCAACGCCGAGGAACACGAAGCGGCGATCAACCAACTCATCGTGTGGAACCAAGCCCCGGACGCGGCCGACAACCCGGCCTTGGAAGCACTGGCCGACGCGGTGGCGGCTTACGAAGAAGCCGCCGGCCACCGGCCCCAGCCGCCCCACACCCTGCGGGGCATTTTGGAGGTCGAAATGTTCAAGCGCCGGATTCGGCAGCGCCAACTGGCGGAAATTTTGCATGTGACCGAGCCACGGCTGTCAGAATTGATGAAAGGCAAGCGCGAGATGAACCTCGATTTTGCCCGCCGCCTCCACACCATCTTGCACATCCCGGCAGAAGTAGTGCTTCACCTTTCGGCTTAA
- a CDS encoding AbrB/MazE/SpoVT family DNA-binding domain-containing protein — translation MNTRLIRVGNSQGIVLPKKLLQQYHLTGEVDLQPTPEGLLITPVATPRRQDWDARFQHALAQGQAPEGELLEGFADDFDDTEWQW, via the coding sequence ATGAACACGCGCCTGATTCGGGTGGGCAATTCCCAGGGAATTGTGCTACCCAAGAAGCTCCTGCAACAGTACCACCTCACCGGCGAGGTCGACCTCCAGCCCACGCCGGAGGGCTTGCTCATCACGCCCGTGGCCACGCCCCGCCGCCAGGACTGGGACGCGCGCTTTCAGCATGCCCTGGCCCAGGGCCAAGCCCCGGAGGGCGAGCTGCTGGAAGGCTTCGCCGACGACTTCGATGACACGGAATGGCAGTGGTAA
- a CDS encoding helix-turn-helix domain-containing protein: MAKYYVLALRAEEQASLTELVQQRRVASARLVRAQCLLAVATNGLNWSDTQTSQAYGVSTRTLERLRQRACEAGVEAALLGQPRQQWPASKYTGEVEAHLAAAACSTPPEGYAHWTLRLLAAHLVTLQVLPEASPAMVGRVLKKMRYSPGSDRCG; the protein is encoded by the coding sequence ATGGCGAAGTATTATGTCTTAGCGCTGAGGGCCGAAGAACAGGCCTCGCTAACGGAACTCGTGCAGCAGCGGCGCGTGGCCAGCGCCCGGCTTGTGCGGGCTCAGTGCCTGTTGGCCGTAGCTACAAACGGCTTGAACTGGAGCGACACCCAGACTAGCCAAGCCTACGGCGTGAGTACGCGCACCCTGGAGCGCCTGCGCCAACGCGCCTGCGAGGCGGGCGTGGAGGCCGCCCTGCTGGGGCAGCCCCGCCAGCAGTGGCCGGCCAGTAAGTACACCGGGGAGGTGGAGGCGCACCTGGCCGCGGCGGCCTGCTCCACCCCGCCCGAAGGGTACGCCCACTGGACATTGCGCTTGTTGGCCGCTCACCTGGTCACGCTGCAGGTGCTGCCCGAGGCCAGCCCGGCGATGGTGGGGCGGGTACTAAAAAAAATGCGTTACAGCCCTGGAAGCGACAGATGTGGGTGA
- a CDS encoding GDYXXLXY domain-containing protein: protein MAPVATIPDAPSRFKLLPRLLVGAQVLYVLGVAGAGYATTALGKAVVLTATPTDLTTLKTTDFVRLRYAVATVPRAQWRGPEEPSTRQSVYVLLASAGAPAATVLGVYAAEPRAAAGQAVLRGWVTDVFPRTLGLRYGLERYYVPAASVLRKSTVARPLRVQVRIAPWGQARIVEVSE, encoded by the coding sequence ATGGCTCCCGTTGCCACCATTCCCGACGCTCCATCCCGGTTTAAGCTGCTGCCGCGGTTGCTGGTGGGGGCCCAGGTGCTGTACGTGCTGGGCGTGGCCGGCGCGGGCTACGCCACCACGGCCCTGGGTAAAGCCGTGGTGCTGACCGCCACCCCCACCGACCTCACCACCCTCAAAACCACCGATTTCGTGCGCCTGCGCTACGCCGTAGCCACCGTGCCCCGGGCCCAGTGGCGAGGCCCTGAGGAGCCGAGCACCCGTCAAAGTGTGTATGTACTGCTCGCTTCGGCCGGGGCCCCCGCGGCCACTGTGCTCGGCGTGTACGCCGCCGAGCCCCGCGCCGCGGCCGGCCAAGCGGTGCTGCGCGGCTGGGTCACCGACGTATTTCCGCGCACGCTGGGGCTGCGCTACGGCTTAGAGCGTTACTACGTGCCGGCGGCCAGCGTGCTGCGCAAGTCCACCGTGGCCCGGCCGCTGCGGGTGCAGGTACGCATTGCGCCCTGGGGCCAGGCCCGCATTGTGGAAGTGAGCGAATAA
- a CDS encoding DUF885 family protein, translating into MRATGPGRHRLHPDARFDTYKNQFLLALWRQEPGLATTKGYHKYDSLLVIPDAAQRQRDATFAKKNLTTLGTFDLARLSPANQIDLRLLRNELRARRWYADTLREWQWNPATYNLGSAVAPLLNGRYYRLDRRLRNISDKISHAAAYYAAAKANISTPAKEHTELALQQLAGGLAVFGPTLADSVQQSGLSAAEKQAFMARVAATRQAMQGYLDFLKNEVLPAGKFRSFRIGKALFDQKFAYDIQSPFPAEAVYRPQNRPAARHGPAGCPALPHVPARPEGPRRHVGPDCGRPRPAQPEARRTLRYCDKKQEIGQVFYLWNS; encoded by the coding sequence GTGCGCGCTACTGGCCCTGGCCGCCACCGGCTACACCCCGACGCCCGATTTGATACTTACAAAAACCAGTTTCTGCTGGCGCTGTGGCGCCAAGAGCCGGGACTGGCGACCACCAAGGGGTACCACAAGTACGACTCGCTGCTGGTGATTCCCGACGCGGCCCAGCGCCAGCGCGACGCCACCTTTGCTAAGAAGAACCTGACCACGCTCGGCACATTTGACCTGGCCCGCCTCTCGCCGGCCAACCAGATTGACCTGCGCCTGCTGCGCAACGAGCTACGCGCCCGGCGCTGGTACGCCGACACGCTGCGGGAGTGGCAGTGGAACCCCGCCACCTACAACCTGGGCAGCGCCGTGGCCCCGCTGCTCAACGGCCGGTACTACCGCCTCGACCGGCGCCTGCGCAACATTTCCGACAAAATCAGCCACGCCGCTGCCTACTACGCCGCGGCCAAGGCCAACATCAGCACCCCCGCCAAGGAGCACACCGAATTGGCGCTGCAACAACTGGCGGGCGGCCTGGCCGTATTTGGCCCGACCCTGGCCGACTCGGTGCAGCAGTCGGGCCTGAGTGCGGCCGAAAAGCAAGCCTTCATGGCCCGCGTGGCCGCCACCCGGCAAGCCATGCAAGGGTACCTGGACTTTCTGAAAAACGAAGTATTGCCGGCGGGCAAATTCCGCTCCTTCCGCATCGGCAAAGCGCTGTTCGACCAAAAATTTGCCTACGACATTCAGTCGCCGTTTCCCGCCGAGGCGGTGTACCGGCCACAAAACCGACCTGCTGCACGACATGGGCCGGCGGGCTGCCCGGCTCTACCCCACGTACCTGCCCGGCCAGAAGGCCCCCGCCGACACGTTGGCCCTGATTGCGGCCGTCCTCGACCAGCTCAGCCGGAAGCACGCCGCACTTTGAGATACTGTGATAAAAAGCAAGAAATCGGACAAGTTTTTTACCTTTGGAACTCCTAA
- a CDS encoding IS110 family transposase, with amino-acid sequence MPTVPSPTAPLKYVVGIDIAKDTFVACFGRIEASQQLRFGQEATFANTLAGFTALLAWSARQQVAPAPRWFVVEATGVYYEALAYFLADNAQALSVLLPNKVKHFAQRTELKRKTDQLDARLLCRLGLERALPAWQPPTPALRQLRALARERQRLSDQGGRLKTRCHAYQHSYQPDTRTLERLAAQQQRIVQQLKAVDQDLAALLEAEPELARKLAHLTSIPGIGLTTAIVAVAETNGFVLVENERQLASYAGLDVVQRQRGLSALATRISRRGNVRLRTALYLPAVSSLRYNPQQKAFYARLRARQPSGKPGVIAVMRKLLLLCYSLWKNDRPYDPQYHPARAAVKEVAPAT; translated from the coding sequence ATGCCCACTGTTCCTTCCCCCACCGCCCCGCTCAAGTACGTCGTGGGCATCGACATTGCCAAAGACACGTTCGTGGCCTGCTTCGGCCGCATCGAAGCCAGCCAGCAGCTGCGCTTCGGCCAAGAAGCCACGTTTGCCAACACGCTGGCCGGCTTCACGGCCCTGCTGGCCTGGTCGGCTCGGCAGCAAGTAGCCCCGGCCCCGCGCTGGTTCGTGGTCGAGGCCACGGGCGTCTATTACGAAGCGCTGGCCTATTTTCTGGCCGATAACGCGCAGGCCCTGAGCGTGCTGCTGCCCAACAAAGTCAAACACTTTGCCCAGCGCACCGAACTCAAGCGCAAGACCGACCAACTCGACGCCCGCCTGCTCTGCCGCCTGGGCCTGGAGCGGGCCTTGCCCGCCTGGCAGCCGCCCACGCCCGCCCTGCGCCAGCTGCGGGCCTTGGCCCGCGAGCGCCAACGCCTGAGCGACCAAGGCGGCCGGCTCAAAACCCGGTGCCACGCCTACCAGCACAGCTACCAACCCGACACCCGCACCCTGGAACGCCTGGCGGCTCAACAACAACGCATTGTCCAGCAACTAAAAGCCGTGGACCAGGACCTGGCCGCACTGCTCGAAGCCGAGCCGGAACTGGCCCGCAAGCTGGCCCACCTGACCAGCATTCCGGGCATCGGCCTGACCACGGCCATCGTCGCGGTGGCCGAAACCAACGGCTTTGTCCTGGTGGAAAACGAGCGCCAGCTCGCCTCCTACGCCGGGCTGGACGTGGTCCAGCGACAGCGTGGCCTCTCGGCGCTGGCCACGCGCATTTCCCGGCGAGGAAACGTGCGCCTGCGCACGGCCCTCTACTTGCCGGCCGTGAGCAGTCTACGCTACAATCCCCAGCAAAAAGCCTTCTACGCCCGCTTGCGGGCCCGTCAGCCCAGCGGCAAGCCCGGCGTGATTGCCGTCATGCGCAAGCTCTTGCTGCTCTGCTACTCGCTCTGGAAAAACGACCGGCCTTACGACCCCCAGTATCACCCGGCCCGTGCTGCTGTAAAAGAAGTAGCCCCGGCCACGTAA
- a CDS encoding energy transducer TonB — protein MMNNAQLATASLDDIVFDGRNRTYGAYVLRHLYQRHVTRALGIALALLALLVGGQALARLIRGPEVVVPFVPTGIGNPEVKPMIIDPIVIPPPPVAAVQPPRSTVVPTIQFTPPKIVSDNQQVDKIADQDELRNAVVATKTVVGPEVIDPDGLKTIEGPAEVADIMNPQIFTVVEQMPQLPGGGGTEAIVAAIQRAARYPTQALSAGVEGKVFASFVVNAQGEVTDLKIVKGLGSGLDEETLRAISKLPRFIPGRQNGRAVSVQYTVPISFRMDK, from the coding sequence ATGATGAACAATGCCCAGCTGGCCACGGCCAGCCTCGACGATATCGTATTCGACGGCCGCAACCGGACCTACGGTGCCTACGTGCTGCGCCACCTCTACCAGCGCCACGTGACGCGGGCGCTCGGCATTGCCCTCGCCCTGCTAGCATTGCTGGTGGGCGGCCAAGCCCTGGCGCGGCTAATTAGGGGCCCTGAGGTGGTGGTTCCTTTCGTGCCCACCGGCATTGGTAACCCCGAAGTAAAGCCGATGATAATTGACCCAATTGTTATTCCCCCGCCGCCCGTAGCCGCCGTACAACCGCCGCGCTCAACGGTCGTGCCTACCATTCAATTTACGCCGCCTAAAATTGTGAGTGACAACCAACAGGTAGATAAAATCGCCGACCAGGACGAATTGAGGAATGCTGTGGTGGCTACCAAAACTGTTGTGGGGCCCGAAGTCATTGACCCTGACGGCCTGAAAACCATAGAGGGCCCTGCTGAAGTGGCGGACATTATGAATCCCCAGATTTTTACTGTTGTGGAGCAAATGCCGCAGTTGCCAGGCGGCGGCGGCACCGAAGCCATCGTGGCGGCCATCCAGCGGGCTGCTCGCTACCCCACCCAGGCCCTATCCGCCGGGGTGGAAGGCAAGGTGTTCGCCAGTTTCGTGGTGAACGCGCAGGGCGAAGTGACAGACCTGAAAATTGTGAAGGGCCTGGGCTCGGGCCTGGACGAAGAGACGCTACGGGCCATTAGCAAGCTGCCGCGCTTCATTCCGGGCCGGCAAAACGGGCGGGCCGTGAGCGTGCAGTACACCGTACCGATTTCCTTCCGCATGGACAAGTAA
- a CDS encoding IS5 family transposase (programmed frameshift): MWAAVEPLAPAGASGPGKRGRPSACNRQMFFAIYYILGTGMQWKALPRCLGAASTVHDWFQQWTQAGVFKQPWTSGLVQLQAEGRLDWDWQGLDACQTKAPLGGEAVGPNPTDRGKGGVKRHADGQAQGLPIGVAVTGANVHEVTQVRAVLDSMPVLPPPAEDDFAPGFCADKGYDAEAIRRLLAQWGYRVHILSRGEEADKCRTPGYRARRWVVERTHAWFHQFRRLLIRWEKKVDNYEAFLHLACANTVWRRSLLFFG; this comes from the exons TTGTGGGCTGCCGTCGAACCGCTGGC GCCAGCGGGCGCTTCCGGCCCCGGCAAGCGAGGCCGCCCGTCGGCCTGTAACCGCCAGATGTTCTTCGCTATTTACTATATTTTGGGTACGGGGATGCAGTGGAAAGCCTTGCCGCGGTGCCTGGGGGCCGCCTCCACGGTTCACGACTGGTTCCAGCAGTGGACCCAGGCAGGCGTATTCAAACAACCCTGGACCAGTGGCTTGGTCCAATTACAGGCCGAAGGCCGCCTGGATTGGGACTGGCAAGGCCTCGATGCCTGCCAGACCAAGGCCCCGCTCGGGGGCGAGGCCGTCGGCCCCAACCCCACGGACCGAGGCAAGGGCGGGGTCAAACGCCACGCCGATGGGCAGGCCCAGGGCCTGCCCATCGGCGTGGCCGTCACCGGAGCAAACGTGCACGAAGTCACGCAGGTACGGGCCGTGCTCGATTCTATGCCCGTGTTGCCGCCGCCCGCAGAAGACGATTTTGCCCCCGGCTTCTGCGCCGACAAGGGCTACGATGCCGAGGCCATTCGCCGCTTATTGGCCCAGTGGGGCTACCGGGTACACATCTTGAGCCGGGGTGAGGAAGCCGACAAGTGCCGCACCCCCGGGTACCGGGCGCGCCGCTGGGTCGTCGAGCGTACCCATGCCTGGTTCCATCAATTTCGCCGCCTGCTCATCCGATGGGAAAAGAAAGTCGACAACTACGAAGCCTTTTTGCACCTGGCCTGCGCCAATACTGTCTGGCGACGCTCCCTCTTATTTTTCGGATAG
- a CDS encoding type II toxin-antitoxin system HigB family toxin, producing MRVFSKKTITEYGNANAQAREELNTWFAQVEFAQWSNLNELKQDMPATDYIADNRYVFNIKGNHYRVIAMIFFPTKQVYIRGIYTHAQYSKLAKKQITVL from the coding sequence ATGCGCGTATTCAGCAAGAAAACCATTACGGAGTACGGAAATGCCAATGCCCAAGCACGAGAGGAATTGAACACCTGGTTTGCGCAGGTTGAATTTGCGCAATGGTCCAACCTGAACGAGTTGAAACAGGACATGCCCGCGACCGATTACATCGCGGATAACCGCTACGTCTTCAACATCAAAGGCAACCACTACCGCGTGATTGCCATGATTTTCTTTCCGACCAAGCAGGTCTACATTCGGGGCATTTACACCCACGCCCAATACTCCAAGCTAGCGAAAAAACAGATTACTGTCTTGTAG
- a CDS encoding 5-formyltetrahydrofolate cyclo-ligase, whose protein sequence is MSTKPALRRTALAHRGALTAAEVAARSELISAQLFQHFPVAAWRWLHVFLPLAAKNEPDTWAIIRRVWAEQLPVRLAAPVVQPDGILLKHYELTAATPLVASRWGVPEPVGALATGVMPAAFDAVLVPLLACDARGQRVGYGGGFYDRFLAQCRPDTAFIGLNILDESPGAPMADVLPTDVALKALVTPAGVWRF, encoded by the coding sequence GTGTCCACTAAACCCGCCCTGCGCCGCACCGCCCTGGCCCACCGCGGGGCCCTAACGGCCGCCGAAGTGGCGGCGCGCAGCGAATTAATTAGCGCGCAATTATTTCAGCATTTCCCGGTGGCGGCGTGGCGGTGGCTGCACGTGTTTCTGCCGCTGGCGGCCAAGAACGAGCCCGACACGTGGGCCATTATCCGCCGCGTTTGGGCCGAGCAGCTGCCGGTGCGGCTGGCGGCGCCGGTGGTGCAGCCCGACGGCATTTTGCTGAAGCACTACGAATTGACGGCCGCCACACCGCTAGTGGCCAGTCGCTGGGGCGTTCCGGAGCCGGTGGGGGCCCTAGCTACGGGTGTAATGCCCGCCGCGTTTGATGCCGTGCTGGTGCCGCTGCTGGCTTGCGACGCGCGCGGGCAGCGCGTGGGCTACGGCGGCGGGTTTTACGACCGGTTTTTGGCGCAGTGCCGGCCGGATACGGCCTTCATTGGGCTCAATATTTTGGATGAGTCGCCGGGGGCCCCGATGGCCGACGTACTGCCCACCGACGTGGCCCTGAAGGCCCTCGTGACGCCGGCGGGCGTGTGGCGTTTTTAG
- a CDS encoding type II toxin-antitoxin system PemK/MazF family toxin, whose translation MAVVTVLRFEVWLVNLDPTQGSEINKTRPCVVLSPDEMNRYLRTVTVAALTSTRRDYPSRVDCTFQGKEGQVALDHIRSVDKTRLVRRLGVLPKATAQAVCDRLQEMFQY comes from the coding sequence ATGGCAGTGGTAACCGTGCTGCGCTTCGAGGTGTGGCTCGTCAACCTCGACCCCACACAGGGCAGCGAAATCAACAAGACCCGGCCCTGCGTGGTGCTCTCCCCCGACGAGATGAACCGCTACCTGCGCACGGTGACCGTGGCGGCGCTGACCAGCACCCGGCGCGACTACCCTTCGCGCGTGGACTGCACGTTCCAGGGCAAAGAAGGCCAGGTGGCGCTCGACCACATCCGCTCCGTCGACAAGACCCGCTTGGTGCGCCGCTTGGGCGTGCTGCCCAAAGCCACGGCCCAAGCCGTCTGCGACCGTTTACAGGAGATGTTTCAGTACTGA
- the tnpA gene encoding IS66 family insertion sequence element accessory protein TnpA, with protein MKKGRFSEAQIVAILQQQASGQTVAQIVREHGLSEATFYAWKSKYAGASVAELTRLKHLEEENRKLKQLFADLSLENQAIKEIRRKK; from the coding sequence ATGAAAAAAGGACGATTCAGCGAGGCCCAAATTGTGGCCATTCTGCAACAGCAAGCCAGCGGGCAAACCGTCGCCCAAATTGTGCGGGAGCACGGCCTGAGTGAGGCGACATTCTACGCGTGGAAAAGCAAGTATGCCGGGGCGAGCGTCGCGGAACTAACGCGGCTCAAGCACTTGGAAGAGGAGAATCGAAAACTCAAGCAGCTGTTCGCTGACTTGAGCTTAGAAAACCAGGCTATCAAGGAGATCCGGCGAAAAAAGTAG